GCCGGCCAGTCGGGATGAATCTGAAAGCCGCGCCATTCGAGCTGGAAATCGAATTCCGGCTTCAGCCTCCGCATCGTTTCGAAGCCGACGTAGCAGAACGGACAGATGTAGTCCGAGAACATCACGATCGTCAGCGCCATCGCACCACTCCCATTGCGGACAATATAGGACCCGCCCTTGGGCGCCGTCAAAAGCGCCGCGCGCATTGCGTGCGATCGGTCATTTTCCGCTAAGTCCCGGCTATGTTAATTACCAAGCAGCGCCGCACTCGATGTAGATTGAGGTGACCCAATGATTCTCGATTCGCTGAAGCTCGACGGCAAAGTCGCCATCATCACCGGCGCCGGCCGCGGTCTGGGCCGCGCGATGGCGGTGAAGCTGGCGGATGCGGGCGCCGATATCGTGGCCGCGGCGCGCACCCAGTCGCAGCTCGATGAAACCGCCGACGCGGTCAAAAAAACCGGCCGCAAATGCCTGATCGTGCCGACCGACGTGACCGTCTCGGCGCAGGTCAACGCGCTCGCCGCGGCCACCGTCAAGCAGTTCGGCAAAATCGACATCCTGGTTAACAACGCCGGCGGCGGCGACAGCAGGCTCGGGGTACAGCTCCCGGAAATTACCGACGACGAATGGCGCCGCGGAATCGACACCAACCTGAGCAGCCAGTTCTACGGATGCCGCGCGGTAATTGCGCAGATGGTCAAGCAGAATCGCGGCAAGATTATCAACATCGCGTCGGGCTACGGGCTTCGCGGCGGCAAGCACAACTTCATGTACGCGTGCGCCAAGGGCGGCACGATCCAGTTGACGCGCTCGATGGCGCTGACCTACGCGCAGTTCAACATCCAGACCAACTGCATCGTGCCCGGCGTCTTTCCGCACAACGAAGCGACGATGCAGTTTTTCAAGGGCGGCAAGTTTATTCCCATCGGCCGCGTCGGCCAGGACAGCGAACTCGGTCCGCTCGCGGTGTTCCTCGCCTCGGATGCGTCCAACCATATCAACGGCGAACTGATCGCGATCGACGGCGGCGGACTGGCGGGCGGAATCGCGCCGACCGGAGTGTCGCCGGAGAGTTCGAACCAGATGGCAGCGAAAGAGTGAAAAAGTGAAAAACAGCGGAGCTGAAAAAAATGGCCTCCTCCAACGCGTCGAATGACTTCTCGCTCCAAGGCAAAAGCGCGCTGGTCGTCGGCGCCGAGCATTCCGTCGGCCGCGCCGCCGCCGTCGCTCTGGCCGAGGCCGGCGCCAGGGTCGTGCTCGCCTCGCAGGAGCCCGGCACCGACAAGCGGCTCAAGGAAGCCGCCAAGCTGGTGAATGCGGCCGGGACCAAGCCCGTGATTCGCGTGCAGGACGCGGCGATGCGCGCCGACCTGTCCGCCACCGCCGACCTTGCCGCGAAGGAGCTCGGCGGATTGCACATCCTGGTCAACGCGCTCGACACGCCGGCCTACGGACCGGCAGCAGCCGACGACGACACGGCGTTCGACAAAATCATGGAGAACAATCTGAAGACGGTGTGGATGTCGTGCCAGGAAGGCGCGCGCGTGATGATGCGGCAGGGCGGCGGGGTCATCGTCAACATCACTTCGGTGCTGGCAGAACGCGGCGTCGCCAACGCGGCGCTGTACTGCGCGGCGAAGGCTGCGGTCCTGAACCTGACGCGCGCGCTCGCGCTCGAATGGGCCCGGCAGGGTATCCGCGTCAACGCGATCGAGGCTGGATGGCTCGACGATGAATCGAGTCCCGCCAACAAGGGCGACGAATTCAGCAAGACCATGCTCAAGTACCTGCCCGACAATCGTCTGGTGAAGCCCGAGGAACTCGGCGGCGCCCTGCTCTACCTGGTGTCGCCTGGGGCAGGCTTCGTGACGGGAGAATCGATCGCGGTGGACGGCGGCCTGCGCGCCCGCGTGTAGAATTCGCGACGGCCGCCCTCTAGCGCTCGGCGACGATGAACATGTAGTCGCCGCCGTCGTGCGCGAACCTGCGAATCACATCCTTGATGCGCCCGGATTCGATGTCGGCGGCGAGACGATCCACTCCAATCCGGTCGTATAGCGCCATCGCCCTACATCTGTTCGCCGCCCACGGTCAGAACGATCGCGCATTCCTCGAGCGCCTCGATCGAATGCTCGATTGCGCGATTCAGCGCGAGAATCATTCCCGGGGTCACCAGTTGCGTTTTGCCGCTGGCGATGAAATTGATTCGGCCTTCGATCACCTGCACCGTGATCGGCGCGCGCGTGTGATGCTGCTGCAGCTTCGCGCCCTTTTTCAGCATCATCAGCGCGACGTTGATTCCGTCGCCTTTGACCAGCGAGCTGCCGTGGCGATCGCCACCGGCCCATGCGGGTTCCTTCTTGAGGCGCGCAATTTCAGCACGGATATCGACGGCGACGAATCCGCCTTGCGCCAAAAAGTTTTCGTGATCGGGATGCTGTGCGTGATGCTTTGCCTGATCGGCCTGCCTTGCGCGATCGGAATCTTTAGTTTCTTGCGCCATTTGAGGACCTCCGCGATTAGAGTTCAAA
This Candidatus Binatus sp. DNA region includes the following protein-coding sequences:
- a CDS encoding SDR family NAD(P)-dependent oxidoreductase, which translates into the protein MILDSLKLDGKVAIITGAGRGLGRAMAVKLADAGADIVAAARTQSQLDETADAVKKTGRKCLIVPTDVTVSAQVNALAAATVKQFGKIDILVNNAGGGDSRLGVQLPEITDDEWRRGIDTNLSSQFYGCRAVIAQMVKQNRGKIINIASGYGLRGGKHNFMYACAKGGTIQLTRSMALTYAQFNIQTNCIVPGVFPHNEATMQFFKGGKFIPIGRVGQDSELGPLAVFLASDASNHINGELIAIDGGGLAGGIAPTGVSPESSNQMAAKE
- a CDS encoding SDR family NAD(P)-dependent oxidoreductase; this encodes MASSNASNDFSLQGKSALVVGAEHSVGRAAAVALAEAGARVVLASQEPGTDKRLKEAAKLVNAAGTKPVIRVQDAAMRADLSATADLAAKELGGLHILVNALDTPAYGPAAADDDTAFDKIMENNLKTVWMSCQEGARVMMRQGGGVIVNITSVLAERGVANAALYCAAKAAVLNLTRALALEWARQGIRVNAIEAGWLDDESSPANKGDEFSKTMLKYLPDNRLVKPEELGGALLYLVSPGAGFVTGESIAVDGGLRARV